In Elusimicrobiota bacterium, the sequence AGCAATGTTCCTGCGCTGGCCGCGATTGGAACCGAAGAGCAAGCGGAGGTGAGGCAACTAGTCGCGGCCTAAAAAGTTAGAATGAATCCCTCACCAATTAGGTTACGCTACGCAATTTCCCCGGACATCGGGGCACGGCCGTCCGCGAGGCCGCTGAATTCTATGAATAGCGCTTGCCGTCCGGCGCCGGCGTCGAAAATGTGGATTTGCCGCGCTTCGATGCCGAGCGCGCTCAATTGGGATTTAATGTCGTTTACAGGAGACTGGTTCAGCGCGGCCCCGGGTATGAAGCGGTTCGGCGGCGCGGGGATTACCGCCGAAGGCTCCTCCGCCCGGGAATCGCCCGAAAACGACCCAAAAGACTTCGGGAACAACAGCGCGGCACGCTCGGCCATTTCGGTCATTTTATCGTGGACGGCCTTGCCGTAAAGCATGCCCATAGGATTGGAAAAAGCCTTGACCATGAGGAGCAGGTCGGCCCTGGCCACATCAGGCAAGGAGCCGTCTCTCGTCGCGGCTTCCTCGTATTGAGCCAGTCGAGCCTCGAACTCATCTGTTTCCGCGAGAACAGAAAGCTCGGCCTTTTCTCTGAATTTCTCCAACCGTTTCACGAGATTCTCCCTTTCAGCGTACGACAGGCTTTCGACATCGAGCATGGCTTGCCCGATATTCGAGCCATTCCTTTCGGAGCCGAACATGGCATAAATAATGGGGCTAACGGAGGATAAGCCGTCGAGATCTTTCATTAGATCTCCGGGGACGGAGCTCCATGGCGAGTTCGGGTCTAAGATAGCGGCCCCCTGCGGGGAGTGGGCGAAGGAGATGAACGAGGCGAATGCGGGAACCCAGCCGCTGTCGGCAAAGGGACGGGGGTCGAAAACCGATGCCTGGATCGGTCCCGCGAATAGCACGGCCAGGATAACCGCCTTCATTGGAGTTATTTTATTACAAAGCGCGCCCCGGGGTCTGAGCCTTGTGGACCGTTTTGACAAGGCCAAAGGGCCTAGAAAATCTAGGCCCTGAATTTCTTGAGCGCGGCCTTGAGCGCGGCCTTGGTCTCGGGAGCCGCTTCGGTCAGGGGCAGGCGCAAGGTCCCGGAGCAGAGCCCCAGGATTTCCAGGGCGGCCTTGAGGGGGATGGGGTTGGTTTCTAGGAATAGCGTCTTTACTAGAGGAAATATTTTAAAATGAAGTTTCTTTGCTTTTGCCATGTCCCCCGATAGGGCCGAGCGGCAAAGCAAAGCGGTTTCCTTGGGGGCGACGTTGGCGACGACCGAGATCACGCCCTTGGCCCCGGCCGCCATCATGGGCCAGGTCAGGCTGTCGTCGCCGGAAAGGACGGAGAAGGGCGGGGGCATAAGGCCGAGGATTTCCGAGACCTGGTCGAGGCTTCCGGAGGCTTCTTTCACCGCCGCGATGTTGGGGCAGGCCTTGGCCATGCGGGCCAAGGTCTTGGGGAGAATATTCACCGCGGTGCGGCCGGGAATATTGTAGACCACCACGGGCAGGCGCGTTCCCAGCGCCACCGCGCAGAAATGGCGGTAGAGTCCCTCCTGGGTGGGTTTGTTGTAGTAGGGTGCGAGCACAAGGAGGGCGTCGGCTCCCAGACTCTCGGCCTCCCGGGCCATCTCCAGAGCTTTCCAAGTGGCGTTGGTCCCGATCCCGGCGATGACCGGCACCTCGCCCCGGGATTCCTCCAGGGATATCTCGATGCAGCGCCGGAACTCCTCGTGGGTGAGGGTCGCGGCCTCCCCCGTGGAGCCGCAGGCGACCAGCCCCGCGCTTTTGCCCGCGATCTGCCGGCGGATCAGGGAGCGCAAGGCCGCCTCGTCGAGAGTCAGGTCCTTCTTGAAGGGGGTGGCCAAAGCGGCGTAGGAGCCTTCGAATTTCATAGCTCGATCTCTCCTTGAAAGGCGATTCGCGCGGGCCCCTCGAGGCGGACCTCGGACAGGCGCTGTCCCCGCGCCCGGAAATGGACCTTGAGCGTGTCCCCGCCGCGCGTGAGCACGCGGACGGGGGGACGGCACTTGCCGAGCAGGAACCCCGCTGCGGCCGCGGCCACGGCCCCGGTGCCGCAGGCCAAGGTCTCTGCCTCCACCCCGCGCTCATAGGTGCGCACGGCGACCGTTCCCGCGCGTATGCGGATGAAATCCACGTTGGTTCCCATCGGCTTGAAGGCGGGATGGCGCCTTAAGACCCGCCCGAGATCGAGGACCTGGGTCTTCTCCAGGTCCGAGACCTCGAGTACCGCGTGGGGAGCTCCGGTGTCGAGGAAGTGGACGCGCAAGATCCGGCCCGCGGCTTTCAAGCTCAGGCCGAGTCGGATATCCCGGGGCTCGGGCATGGAGAGGGAGACTTTTCCAGGACCGGCGATCCGGGCCTCCAAGCGGCCCTGGCTCGTGAGGATGCTAAATTGCTTCTTTCCGCGGGTCCGGCCGCTCCGGTACAGCCACCAGGCCGCGCAGCGCGAGCCGTTGCCGCAGAAGGCCTGGGAGCCGTCCGCGTTGAAATAGTCGAGAGCGGGCCTTGTCCGGGAGCCGGACAGGACCAGGAGCCCGTCGGCCCCGACGCCGAGGCGGCGGTCGCAAAGCCCTCGGGAGAGCTTTCCAAGGTCGGCGCCGCGCGGGCGGCTCGGCAGAAGCGCGAAGTCGTTCCCGGCTCCGGAGAGCTTGAAGAAGCGGATTTTCACGGTTTGTCCGCTCTCAAAAGCTTGAGAAGGCTTGCCGCGGCCTGGGCCACGAAGGGCGTCTTGGCTCCGGCGCGGGAGGCGGCCTCGAGGTCGGCAAGGGCCGGGTTCGTGCGGTCGGTTCTCAAGTAAACCCGCGCTCGTATCCAGAGAGCGAGGGCGCTTTCCGGATCTTTTTTAAGGATAGGATCGACCACGGCCTCGGCTTCCGGGAATCTCTTGGCTTCGAGCAGCCACAGGGCCCGAGCCAGAGCGATCTCCAGGCGTCTCGGCTCGCGCGCCCAAAGCTTGTCCAAGGTCTCGATGGCTTCCGCCAGCCGCCCGCTTTTTCTCTGGATCAGGGCCAAGGTCATGGCCGAGTCGGAGTCTGGGGAAAGCTCCAGGGCCTTGCGGATCGAGAGCTCTGCCGTGCGCCAATCCTTGAGCTCCAGGAGGAGCTCGGCGTACTCGCGCCAAACGGAGGCGTTGTCGCCCATGGTTTCCAGGGCCTTCTCGTAATGCTGGGCGCTCTCCTCCAAAAGCCCGAGGTTCTGGTCTATCTCGGCCAGTCCCAGGTGGGCAATCTTGTTGTTGGGATGGATTTTAAGCACGCGCTGATAAAGGGGCTCGGCGGACTCCTCCAAACCCATGCGGTGCAGGAGATTGGCCAGCTCGCTCAAGAGATTGATGTCCTTGGGGAAAAGCTTGATCCCCAACTGGTAGACTCCCAGGGCTTTTTCCATTTGTTGGGACTGCTCATAGCTCGAGCCCAGGAAAAAGTAGGCCTGCCTCAAGTGCTCCCCTTTCAGCTTCTGCATGGCGTCCGGGGGCAGGCTCTCGATGTCGGAGGCGTAGTGGCGCTGCTGGTAGAGGGCTTTGGGTTTTTCGAGGGGATCTATGATCGAGCCCCAGAATCCGGCTTGGCAAGCCGGGGCGAGCCAAAGGAGCGCGAGCCAACCCCGCATCATAAATTCTTGGCCGGCCGGGGCGGGATATACTCTGGAAGCAGAGAGGGCATCGAGAACAGGATGTACTCCTCCATGGCGGGATTGAGCCGCTTCTTGGCCGCCACGATGCCCTTGGCGATGGCCTCCTTGGTCCGGGAGGTTTCGTACATCCCGATGTCGCCCACCGGAGGCTCGATGAGGAAGTTGGCCTGGCGGCGCTGCTCGCGGGAAAGAAGGGAGCCGCGGATGTTTATTACCTGCTCCAAACTCTCGAGCACGTTTTCGGGCTTGGAGTGGGTGTAGTCGGGCTCGGTGACGCTGGCCAGCACCCATTGCGCGCCCAGGAGCTTGGCGGCGTCAACGGGTATATAGTCCACC encodes:
- a CDS encoding diaminopimelate epimerase, translating into MKIRFFKLSGAGNDFALLPSRPRGADLGKLSRGLCDRRLGVGADGLLVLSGSRTRPALDYFNADGSQAFCGNGSRCAAWWLYRSGRTRGKKQFSILTSQGRLEARIAGPGKVSLSMPEPRDIRLGLSLKAAGRILRVHFLDTGAPHAVLEVSDLEKTQVLDLGRVLRRHPAFKPMGTNVDFIRIRAGTVAVRTYERGVEAETLACGTGAVAAAAAGFLLGKCRPPVRVLTRGGDTLKVHFRARGQRLSEVRLEGPARIAFQGEIEL
- a CDS encoding 4-hydroxy-tetrahydrodipicolinate synthase, which translates into the protein MKFEGSYAALATPFKKDLTLDEAALRSLIRRQIAGKSAGLVACGSTGEAATLTHEEFRRCIEISLEESRGEVPVIAGIGTNATWKALEMAREAESLGADALLVLAPYYNKPTQEGLYRHFCAVALGTRLPVVVYNIPGRTAVNILPKTLARMAKACPNIAAVKEASGSLDQVSEILGLMPPPFSVLSGDDSLTWPMMAAGAKGVISVVANVAPKETALLCRSALSGDMAKAKKLHFKIFPLVKTLFLETNPIPLKAALEILGLCSGTLRLPLTEAAPETKAALKAALKKFRA
- a CDS encoding tetratricopeptide repeat protein, with amino-acid sequence MMRGWLALLWLAPACQAGFWGSIIDPLEKPKALYQQRHYASDIESLPPDAMQKLKGEHLRQAYFFLGSSYEQSQQMEKALGVYQLGIKLFPKDINLLSELANLLHRMGLEESAEPLYQRVLKIHPNNKIAHLGLAEIDQNLGLLEESAQHYEKALETMGDNASVWREYAELLLELKDWRTAELSIRKALELSPDSDSAMTLALIQRKSGRLAEAIETLDKLWAREPRRLEIALARALWLLEAKRFPEAEAVVDPILKKDPESALALWIRARVYLRTDRTNPALADLEAASRAGAKTPFVAQAAASLLKLLRADKP